A DNA window from Hordeum vulgare subsp. vulgare chromosome 1H, MorexV3_pseudomolecules_assembly, whole genome shotgun sequence contains the following coding sequences:
- the LOC123427125 gene encoding FACT complex subunit SSRP1-B-like, with protein sequence MTDGHLFNNISLGGRVGNNPGQFRLYSGGLAWKKQGGGKTIEVDKADIVSVTWMKIPRSYQLSVGTKEGIRYVFKGFREQDVSNLTNFIQKNTGTTPEEKQLSVSGHNWGAVDINGNMLSFNVGSKEAFEVSLSDVSQTQLQGKTDVVLEFHVDDTTGANEKDSLMDLSFHVPTSNTQFLGDEERPSAHIFWQKILAIADVGSSEEAVVSLEGIAILTPRGRYTVELHMSFLRLQGQANDFKIQYSSILRLFVLPKSNNPHTFVVITLDPPIRKGQTLYPHIVIQFVTENVVEKELSLSEEVLAEKYKDRLQSSYNGLEHEVFSKILRGLSGAKVTRPSTFRSCQDGYAVKSSLKAEDGLLYPLEKGFFFLPKPPTLILHEEIEYVEFERHGAGGASMSSHYFDLLVKLKNDQEHLFRNIQRNEYHNLFNFVSGKNLKILNLGEDGQDRTGAVAAALQSTDDDPVDPHLERIKNQAGDEESDEEDEDFVADKDDSGSPSDDSEEGSDASISDGEKEKSSKKEASSSKPPVKRKPKSVDVESSEKRKPKKKKTKDPNAPKRAIAPFMYFSKAERANLKNINPELSTTDIAKKLGEKWQKMSAEEKQPYLEQSQVDKKRYAEETAAYRGAGAAPVDVDSADGSSD encoded by the exons ATGACGGACGGCCACCTCTTCAACAACATCTCCCTCGGCGGCCGCGTCGGCAAC AACCCTGGTCAGTTTAGGCTTTATTCGGGAGGGCTTGCATGGAAGAAGCAAGGTGGAGGAAAGACTATTGAGGTTGATAAAGCTGATATAGTTTCTGTGACGTGGATGAAAATCCCCAGATCTTATCAGCTTAGTGTTGGGACCAAAGAGGGCATCCGGTACGTGTTCAAAGGCTTCCGTGAACAG GATGTTAGTAACCTTACTAACTTCATACAAAAGAACACGGGAACCACACCAGAGGAGAAGCAGCTTTCTGTTAGTGGACATAATTGGGGCGCGGTCGACATCAATG GCAATATGCTTAGCTTTAATGTTGGCTCGAAGGAAGCATTTGAAGTCTCTCTATCAGATGTATCACAAACTCAGTTGCAAGGAAAAACAGATGTTGTTCTTGAGTTCCATGTTGATGATACTACAGGGGCTAATGAG AAAGATTCGCTGATGGATTTAAGTTTTCATGTACCAACTTCAAATACACAATTCCTTGGAGATGAGGAACGTCCTTCGGCTCAT ATTTTTTGGCAGAAAATCTTGGCTATAGCTGATGTTGGCTCATCAGAAGAGGCTGTTGTCTCATTGGAGGGAATTGCCATTCTTACCCCAAG AGGTCGATACACTGTTGAGCTTCATATGTCATTCTTGCGTCTCCAAGGACAAGCTAATGATTTCAAAATCCAGTATAGCAGTATTCTTCGGCTCTTTGTTTTGCCAAAG TCAAACAACCCTCATACCTTTGTGGTCATCACACTTGATCCGCCAATTCGCAAAGGACAAACATTATATCCCCACATTGTTATTCAG TTTGTGACAGAGAATGTAGTTGAGAAGGAGCTGTCATTAAGTGAGGAGGTTTTGGCTGAAAAGTACAAGGACAGGCTGCAGAGTTCTTACAAT GGTCTAGAACATGAGGTATTCTCCAAAATCCTTCGTGGCCTGTCTGGTGCTAAAGTGACGAGGCCAAGCACATTCCGCAGTTGTCAAGATGGATATGCCGTGAAATCATCACTTAAAGCTGAAGATGGATTGCTGTATCCTCTTGAAAAAGGCTTTTTCTTTTTGCCAAAGCCCCCGACACTCATTCTGCATGAGGAG ATTGAGTATGTTGAATTTGAGCGCCATGGTGCTGGTGGTGCTAGCATGTCATCTCACTATTTTGATCTCCTGGTCAAGCTAAAGAATGACCAAGAACATCTCTTCAGAAATATACAAAGGAATGAATACCATAACCTCTTCAACTTCGTAAG TGGTAAGAATTTGAAAATCCTGAATCTTGGAGAAGATGGCCAAGATAGAACTGGTGCCGTCGCGGCTGCTCTTCAGAGCACTGATGATGACCCTGTTGATCCACATTTGGAGCGAATTAAAAATCAGGCTGGTGATGAAGAAAGTGATGAAGAG GACGAAGATTTTGTGGCGGACAAGGATGATAGCGGATCCCCTAGTGATGATtctgaagagggttctgatgccaGCATAAGTGATGGAGAAAAGGAG AAATCTTCCAAAAAGGAAGCTAGTAGCTCAAAGCCACCTGTGAAGAGGAAACCAAAGAGTGTGGATGTGGAAAGTTCAGAGAAGAGAaagccgaagaagaagaagacgaaagaTCCCAATGCCCCCAAAAGAGCAATAGCACCATTCATGTACTTCTCAAAGGCTGAGCGAGCT AATTTGAAGAACATCAACCCCGAACTCAGCACCACAGATATTGCAAAGAAGCTTGGAGAGAAATGGCAAAAGATGTCAG CTGAGGAGAAGCAGCCATACCTTGAGCAGTCCCAAGTGGATAAGAAACGCTATGCAGAGGAGACTGCTGCTTACCGCGGTGCTGGTGCAGCTCCTGTAGACGTGGACTCTGCAGATGGATCGTCCGATTGA